In a single window of the Pseudogemmatithrix spongiicola genome:
- the purL gene encoding phosphoribosylformylglycinamidine synthase subunit PurL — translation MSATPRPGDPVITPALVAEHGLTPFEYEKLVAMLERTPTLTELGVISALWSEHCSYKHSRPVLKTLPTQAPWVLQGPGENAGVISIGDGLAVAFKIESHNHPSAVEPYQGAATGVGGILRDVFTMGARPIAMLNSLRFGSLETPRVRYLVAGVVKGIGDYGNCVGIPTVAGDVMFDAAYEGNPLVNAMCVGLMKEEDLITAKAQGIGNPIIAVGARTGRDGIHGASFASEDLSEENEAKRPRVQVGDPFTEKLLLEASLELIRSGHIVAIQDMGAAGLTSSSAEMAERGDVGVTIDTTKVPVREEGMTPYETLLSESQERMLVVAKKGHEDEVKKILTKWDLAAEVIGEVIAEPVYRVTEGDRVVAEFPGTRLVTDCPQYHPEAKESEQAIARRTRDVHAIAELPNESDPAWTLERLLQAPTIASKHWIHRQYDSTVRTSTVMGPGHGDAAVIRIRGSKKALAVKTDCNGRYVFLDPRVGGRIAVAETARNVACVGATPRAITNCLNFGNPRKPEIFFQFREAVYGMGDACRALETPVTGGNVSLYNENPQGAVYPTPTIGMVGVLDDAAHATAMRFQHAGDDIVLLGENTDEIGGSEYLAWIHGVVAGAPPQVNLEGEKKLIDALLESIRAGKVRSAHDCSEGGLAVALAECCVADRARPMGAMVDLSAWTALPLRALLFGEAQGRVVVSTADSAAVLAIAKRHGVPARVIGKVAVADAGLQIRGAAKPVTLSTARMLEAYHEALPKAMARAAAEAVTADPATVEGH, via the coding sequence GTGAGCGCCACTCCCCGCCCCGGCGATCCGGTCATCACGCCTGCGCTCGTCGCCGAGCACGGGCTCACGCCGTTCGAGTACGAGAAGCTCGTCGCGATGCTTGAGCGCACGCCCACGCTCACGGAGCTCGGCGTCATCTCCGCGCTCTGGAGCGAGCACTGCTCGTACAAGCATTCCCGGCCCGTGCTCAAGACCCTGCCTACGCAGGCGCCCTGGGTGCTGCAGGGCCCGGGCGAGAACGCCGGCGTGATCTCCATCGGCGACGGCCTCGCCGTCGCCTTCAAGATCGAATCGCACAACCACCCGTCGGCGGTCGAGCCCTACCAGGGCGCGGCGACGGGCGTGGGCGGCATCCTGCGCGACGTCTTCACGATGGGCGCACGGCCGATCGCGATGCTCAACTCGCTGCGCTTCGGCTCCCTCGAGACGCCCCGCGTTCGCTATCTCGTCGCCGGCGTCGTGAAGGGCATCGGCGACTACGGCAACTGCGTCGGCATCCCCACCGTGGCCGGCGACGTGATGTTCGACGCGGCCTACGAAGGCAACCCGCTGGTCAACGCGATGTGCGTCGGCCTGATGAAGGAAGAAGATCTCATCACGGCCAAGGCGCAGGGCATCGGCAATCCGATCATCGCCGTCGGCGCCCGCACCGGCCGCGACGGCATTCACGGCGCCAGCTTCGCCTCCGAAGACCTCTCCGAGGAGAACGAGGCGAAGCGGCCGCGCGTGCAGGTCGGCGATCCGTTCACCGAGAAGCTGCTGCTCGAGGCGTCGCTGGAGCTCATCCGCTCGGGCCACATCGTCGCCATCCAGGACATGGGCGCCGCGGGCCTCACGTCATCCTCCGCCGAGATGGCCGAGCGCGGCGACGTGGGCGTGACCATCGACACCACCAAGGTGCCGGTGCGCGAAGAGGGCATGACGCCCTACGAGACGCTGCTCTCCGAATCGCAGGAGCGCATGCTCGTGGTGGCCAAGAAGGGCCACGAGGACGAAGTGAAGAAGATCCTCACCAAGTGGGATCTCGCGGCCGAAGTCATCGGCGAGGTCATCGCCGAGCCGGTGTACCGCGTGACGGAGGGCGACCGCGTGGTCGCCGAGTTCCCGGGCACGCGCCTCGTCACGGACTGCCCGCAGTACCATCCGGAGGCGAAGGAGAGCGAGCAGGCCATCGCCCGCCGCACGCGCGACGTGCACGCGATCGCCGAGCTGCCGAACGAGAGCGATCCGGCTTGGACGCTGGAGCGCCTGCTGCAGGCGCCGACCATCGCAAGCAAGCACTGGATCCATCGGCAGTACGACTCCACCGTGCGCACGAGCACGGTGATGGGTCCCGGCCACGGCGACGCCGCCGTCATTCGCATCCGCGGCAGCAAGAAGGCCCTGGCCGTGAAGACGGACTGCAACGGGCGCTACGTGTTCCTCGACCCGCGCGTCGGCGGCCGCATCGCCGTCGCCGAAACGGCGCGCAACGTCGCCTGCGTGGGCGCGACGCCGCGCGCCATCACCAACTGCCTCAACTTCGGCAATCCCAGGAAGCCGGAGATCTTCTTCCAGTTCCGTGAAGCCGTCTACGGCATGGGCGATGCCTGCCGCGCGCTGGAGACGCCCGTCACGGGCGGCAATGTCTCGCTGTACAACGAGAATCCGCAGGGCGCGGTGTATCCCACGCCGACCATCGGCATGGTGGGCGTGCTCGACGACGCCGCGCACGCTACCGCGATGCGCTTCCAGCATGCCGGCGACGACATCGTCCTTCTCGGTGAGAACACGGACGAGATCGGCGGTTCCGAGTATCTCGCGTGGATCCATGGCGTCGTGGCCGGTGCGCCGCCGCAGGTGAATCTCGAAGGCGAGAAGAAGCTCATCGACGCGCTGCTGGAGTCGATTCGCGCCGGCAAGGTGCGCAGCGCGCACGACTGCTCCGAGGGCGGTCTCGCCGTCGCCTTGGCCGAGTGCTGCGTGGCCGATCGCGCGCGCCCCATGGGTGCCATGGTCGACCTCTCGGCGTGGACCGCCCTGCCCCTGCGCGCGCTGCTGTTCGGCGAGGCCCAGGGCCGCGTGGTCGTGTCGACCGCCGACAGCGCCGCGGTCCTCGCCATCGCCAAGCGCCACGGCGTGCCGGCGCGCGTCATCGGCAAGGTCGCCGTCGCCGACGCCGGGCTGCAGATCCGTGGCGCGGCCAAGCCGGTCACGCTCTCGACGGCCCGCATGCTCGAGGCCTATCACGAAGCCCTGCCCAAGGCGATGGCGCGTGCGGCCGCCGAGGCCGTCACGGCCGATCCCGCCACCGTGGAAGGGCACTGA
- the purF gene encoding amidophosphoribosyltransferase, producing MCGIFGISGHPEAAALTHLGLYSLQHRGQESAGIVAVKDGDVKAIRAMGLVSDQFSAERMRTLAGPVALGHTRYSTAGSSTIENAQPALVHFKGGHIALAHNGNLTNALDIRGQLEDDGSIFSSSADSEVIVHRLAKAKAEKPEEKLAEALVGIEGAYSLLVVIGDTLVAARDPLGWRPLVLGRLNGAYVFASETCALDIVGATVEREVKPGEIIAIGPDGSLRSLERGAATKLHRCVFEYVYFARPDSSVFGGSVDRARRALGRRLAQEHPAPGADLVFAVPDSSNSAALGFSEISGLPLELALIRNHYVGRTFIQPTQSGRDAKVKVKYNPVREILDGKKVVMVDDSIVRGTTTKGLVALIRAAGAKEVHMRVSSPPITGPCWYGIDTPDRDQLIAAKHSVEDIARLIGVDSLGYLSLDGMLGAVPGGPEGFCHACFSGQYPTQPPSVGPVRLKRA from the coding sequence ATGTGCGGCATCTTCGGCATCAGCGGACACCCTGAGGCGGCAGCCCTCACGCACCTCGGCCTCTACTCGCTGCAGCACCGCGGGCAGGAGTCGGCGGGCATCGTCGCCGTCAAGGACGGCGACGTGAAGGCCATCCGTGCGATGGGGCTCGTCTCCGACCAGTTCTCCGCCGAGCGCATGCGGACGCTCGCCGGCCCCGTCGCGCTCGGCCACACGCGCTACTCAACCGCCGGCTCGTCGACCATCGAGAACGCGCAGCCGGCCCTCGTGCACTTCAAGGGCGGCCACATCGCCCTCGCGCACAACGGCAACCTTACGAACGCCCTCGACATCCGTGGCCAACTGGAAGACGACGGTTCGATCTTCTCGTCGTCGGCGGATTCGGAAGTCATCGTGCATCGCCTGGCCAAGGCCAAGGCGGAAAAGCCCGAGGAGAAGCTCGCCGAGGCGTTGGTGGGCATCGAAGGCGCCTACTCGCTGCTCGTGGTGATTGGCGACACGCTGGTCGCGGCGCGCGATCCGCTCGGCTGGCGCCCCTTGGTGCTCGGCCGCCTGAACGGCGCCTACGTGTTCGCCTCCGAGACCTGCGCGCTGGACATCGTCGGCGCGACCGTCGAGCGCGAGGTGAAGCCCGGCGAGATCATCGCGATCGGTCCCGACGGCTCGCTGCGCTCGCTCGAACGCGGCGCGGCAACCAAACTGCACCGTTGCGTGTTCGAGTACGTGTATTTCGCGCGGCCCGACTCGAGCGTGTTCGGCGGGAGTGTCGACCGCGCCCGTCGTGCGCTGGGGCGTCGGTTGGCACAGGAGCATCCGGCACCCGGGGCGGACCTCGTCTTCGCCGTCCCCGACTCATCGAACTCGGCTGCCCTAGGCTTCTCGGAAATCAGCGGCTTGCCGCTTGAGCTGGCGCTGATCCGCAATCACTATGTAGGCCGCACGTTCATCCAGCCCACGCAGTCGGGCCGCGATGCGAAGGTGAAGGTGAAGTACAATCCCGTCCGCGAGATCCTGGACGGGAAGAAGGTCGTGATGGTGGACGACTCGATCGTCCGCGGCACGACCACGAAGGGCCTGGTGGCGCTCATCCGCGCCGCCGGGGCGAAGGAAGTCCATATGCGGGTCTCATCCCCCCCGATCACGGGACCCTGCTGGTATGGCATCGACACACCGGACCGCGATCAGCTGATCGCGGCCAAGCATAGCGTCGAGGACATCGCGCGGTTGATCGGGGTGGATTCGCTCGGGTATCTCTCGCTGGACGGGATGCTCGGCGCGGTTCCAGGTGGGCCCGAAGGCTTCTGCCACGCATGCTTCTCGGGACAATACCCCACCCAGCCGCCAAGCGTCGGGCCCGTCAGGCTCAAGCGCGCGTAA
- the ppdK gene encoding pyruvate, phosphate dikinase, which produces MDKAVFFFGNGKAEAGREDRDLLGGKGANLMEMTNLGVPVPPGFTIACNLCDLYLASGKVPNGLHADVENAIARLEEAAGRRFGDVTNPLLVSVRSGARVSMPGMMETILNLGLNDDTVKGLAAQSGSPRFAYDSYRRLLQMYGDVVLGVPFADFEHLLAAKRLTTGAKTDAELPAESLMVLVQEYQALIKTVTGKPFPHDPREQLWGAIEAVWRSWTLKKAVDYRRVNHIAETPGTAVNIVAMVFGNLGDDSGTGVAFTRDPSTGEKRFYGEFLVNAQGEDVVAGIRTPEPIERMAQHLPQAYEDLLRTQALLERHFRDMQDLEFTVERGKLYLLQTRTGKRTAAAAVRIARELVHEGLITQPEALQRVPAKQLDQLLHPIIDRRSKPQAIAKGLPASPGAASGMVVFDADVAEARGARGESVILVCDETTPEDFHGMVAARAILTARGGMTSHAAVVARGMGKCAIVGCDAIRVNAGNRRFTVGETEVVEGDWITLDGATGDVFLGDLPTVPSEVMQVNAGTRKAADAPVYQGFAELLAWADGQRRLSVRANADTPHDAQVARAFGAEGIGLCRTEHMFFDGDRIHSMREMIVAHDEGGRRRALGKLLPMQRGDFEGIFAAMDGFPVTIRLLDPPLHEFLPHGGEEAKLLARRIGVTRRELMRLVETLRESNPMLGHRGCRLGVTYPEITEMQARAIFEAATACQQRGIVVKPEIMIPLVSTVEEFRHQRRIVDRMAEIVRTETGTRVEYLVGTMIELPRAALTAAAIAKEAEFFSFGTNDLTQTTLGLSRDDAGRFLPLYVERGIYPEDPFQVLDVDGVGRLISMATADGRGSRPALKVGICGEHGGDPKSVAFCHQTGLDYVSCSPFRVPIARLAAAQAT; this is translated from the coding sequence GTGGACAAGGCCGTCTTCTTCTTCGGCAACGGAAAGGCCGAGGCAGGTCGCGAGGATCGCGACCTCCTCGGCGGCAAGGGCGCGAACCTGATGGAAATGACGAACCTCGGCGTGCCCGTGCCGCCGGGGTTCACCATCGCCTGCAATCTCTGCGACCTCTATCTCGCGAGCGGCAAGGTGCCCAATGGGCTGCATGCCGACGTCGAGAACGCCATTGCACGCCTCGAGGAGGCTGCGGGACGTCGCTTCGGAGACGTGACGAACCCGTTGCTGGTCTCCGTGCGCTCCGGCGCACGCGTCTCGATGCCGGGCATGATGGAGACCATCCTGAACCTCGGGCTTAACGACGACACCGTGAAGGGACTCGCCGCCCAGAGCGGCAGCCCGCGCTTCGCCTACGACTCGTATCGCCGCTTGCTGCAGATGTACGGCGACGTCGTGCTGGGCGTGCCGTTCGCGGATTTCGAGCACCTGCTCGCCGCCAAGCGCCTGACCACGGGCGCCAAGACCGACGCCGAGCTACCGGCCGAGTCGCTCATGGTGCTCGTGCAGGAATACCAGGCGCTGATCAAGACCGTTACCGGCAAGCCGTTCCCGCACGACCCGCGCGAGCAGCTCTGGGGTGCCATCGAGGCGGTCTGGCGTTCGTGGACGCTCAAGAAGGCGGTGGACTACCGTCGCGTGAACCACATCGCCGAGACGCCGGGCACGGCCGTCAACATCGTCGCGATGGTGTTCGGCAACCTCGGCGACGACTCCGGCACCGGCGTCGCGTTCACCCGAGACCCGAGCACGGGCGAGAAGCGCTTCTACGGTGAGTTCCTCGTCAACGCGCAGGGCGAGGACGTCGTCGCCGGCATCCGCACGCCGGAGCCGATCGAGCGCATGGCCCAGCACCTGCCGCAGGCCTATGAGGACCTGCTGCGCACGCAGGCCCTGCTCGAGCGGCACTTCCGCGACATGCAGGACCTCGAGTTCACGGTGGAACGCGGCAAGCTCTATCTGCTCCAGACGCGCACGGGCAAGCGCACGGCCGCGGCGGCCGTGCGCATTGCCCGCGAGCTCGTGCACGAGGGCCTCATCACCCAGCCCGAAGCGCTGCAGCGCGTCCCGGCGAAGCAGCTCGACCAGCTCTTGCACCCGATCATCGACCGTCGGTCGAAGCCGCAGGCCATCGCCAAGGGCCTGCCCGCCAGCCCGGGCGCGGCCAGCGGCATGGTCGTGTTCGACGCCGACGTCGCCGAGGCCCGCGGGGCGCGCGGCGAGAGCGTCATCCTGGTGTGCGACGAGACCACGCCTGAGGACTTCCACGGCATGGTGGCGGCACGCGCGATCCTCACCGCCCGCGGCGGCATGACCTCCCACGCGGCCGTCGTGGCGCGCGGCATGGGCAAGTGCGCGATCGTCGGCTGCGACGCGATTCGCGTGAACGCCGGCAACCGCCGCTTCACCGTCGGCGAGACGGAGGTCGTGGAAGGCGACTGGATCACGCTCGACGGCGCCACCGGCGACGTCTTCCTCGGCGACCTGCCGACCGTGCCGAGCGAAGTCATGCAGGTGAACGCCGGCACTCGGAAGGCCGCGGATGCCCCCGTGTACCAAGGCTTCGCCGAACTGCTCGCCTGGGCCGACGGGCAGCGCCGCCTCAGCGTGCGTGCCAACGCCGACACCCCGCACGATGCGCAGGTCGCGCGCGCCTTCGGCGCCGAGGGCATCGGCCTCTGCCGCACCGAACACATGTTCTTCGACGGCGACCGCATTCACTCCATGCGCGAGATGATCGTCGCGCACGATGAGGGCGGCCGGCGTCGCGCGCTGGGCAAGCTGCTCCCGATGCAGCGCGGAGACTTCGAGGGCATTTTCGCGGCCATGGACGGCTTCCCCGTGACCATCCGCCTCCTCGACCCGCCGCTGCATGAGTTCCTGCCGCACGGCGGTGAGGAGGCCAAGCTGCTCGCGCGCCGCATCGGTGTCACGCGTCGCGAACTGATGCGCCTCGTCGAGACGCTCCGGGAATCGAACCCCATGCTCGGGCACCGCGGCTGCCGCCTCGGCGTGACGTACCCCGAGATCACGGAGATGCAGGCCCGGGCGATCTTCGAGGCGGCCACGGCCTGCCAGCAGCGCGGCATCGTCGTGAAGCCGGAGATCATGATCCCCTTGGTGAGCACCGTCGAGGAGTTCCGCCACCAGCGCAGGATCGTGGACCGCATGGCGGAGATCGTGCGCACCGAGACGGGCACGCGCGTGGAATACCTCGTGGGCACGATGATCGAGCTCCCGCGCGCCGCGCTGACGGCGGCGGCGATCGCCAAGGAAGCCGAGTTCTTCTCCTTCGGCACCAATGACCTCACGCAAACGACGCTGGGCCTCTCGCGCGACGATGCCGGCCGCTTCCTGCCCCTGTACGTGGAGCGCGGCATCTACCCGGAAGATCCGTTCCAGGTGCTCGACGTGGATGGCGTGGGACGCCTGATCTCGATGGCCACGGCCGATGGCCGCGGGTCACGCCCCGCGCTCAAGGTCGGCATCTGCGGCGAACACGGCGGCGACCCGAAGTCGGTGGCGTTCTGCCATCAGACCGGGCTCGACTACGTGTCGTGCTCGCCGTTCCGGGTGCCGATCGCACGGTTGGCCGCCGCGCAGGCGACGTAG
- a CDS encoding creatininase family protein has protein sequence MPTRLILLSLLCVLPVVPVAAQAPRTRSMDDLNWMEFAELVPARHRTVILTVGTLEPHGVVNNGADNTAPVAIAKAIAGAAGIDALLAPHIPYGVTGSMAPYPGALHIPEEAFRAYVRAVLDGLAKNKFRDIIIVNGHGGGQTAILQEVARDVALERGVNTLVVNWWSLTTDLSVSILGNQGGHAGLNETAFIQATDPSLLRRERYTGPDMATANPAPGAWAAVPFPSSITLYQPGEGWPTDFDAAKAQRYQRAVIGRVEELVRTTIANWKRAGF, from the coding sequence ATGCCGACTCGCCTGATTCTCCTCTCGCTGCTCTGCGTGCTGCCTGTGGTGCCCGTGGCCGCGCAGGCCCCCCGTACGCGGTCCATGGACGACCTCAACTGGATGGAGTTCGCCGAGCTGGTGCCGGCGCGGCACCGTACGGTGATCCTCACGGTCGGCACGCTGGAGCCGCACGGCGTGGTGAACAACGGCGCCGACAACACCGCCCCCGTGGCCATCGCGAAGGCGATCGCCGGTGCTGCCGGCATCGACGCGCTGCTCGCGCCGCACATTCCGTATGGGGTGACGGGGTCGATGGCGCCGTATCCGGGCGCACTGCACATCCCGGAGGAGGCCTTCCGCGCCTACGTGCGCGCCGTGCTGGACGGGCTCGCCAAGAACAAGTTCCGTGACATCATCATCGTCAATGGCCACGGCGGCGGCCAGACGGCCATCCTGCAGGAGGTCGCGCGGGATGTGGCGCTGGAGCGCGGCGTGAATACCCTTGTCGTGAACTGGTGGTCGCTCACGACCGACCTCTCCGTGAGCATCCTCGGCAACCAGGGCGGGCACGCGGGTCTCAACGAGACGGCGTTCATCCAGGCGACGGACCCGTCGCTGCTGCGGCGCGAACGCTACACGGGACCCGACATGGCGACGGCGAATCCCGCCCCTGGTGCGTGGGCGGCGGTGCCGTTTCCCTCGAGCATCACGCTCTACCAGCCGGGGGAAGGCTGGCCCACCGATTTCGACGCCGCCAAGGCACAGCGTTACCAGCGCGCCGTGATCGGGCGCGTGGAAGAGCTGGTGCGGACGACGATCGCGAACTGGAAGCGCGCGGGGTTCTAG
- a CDS encoding Rid family detoxifying hydrolase: MTNRQPVSAADAPKAIGPYSQAIWSGQELFCSGQTPIDPATGKLIDGDVTAQTHRVFDNLAAVLVAAGLTLDHAIKCNVYLVDMADFAAMNAAYQTRFSAPFPARTTVAVAGLPLNARVEIELIARRA; this comes from the coding sequence ATGACCAACCGCCAGCCCGTCTCTGCCGCCGACGCTCCCAAGGCCATCGGTCCCTACTCGCAGGCCATCTGGAGCGGCCAGGAGCTGTTCTGCTCCGGCCAGACGCCGATCGACCCCGCCACCGGCAAGCTCATCGACGGCGACGTCACCGCGCAAACGCATCGCGTGTTCGACAATCTCGCAGCCGTGCTCGTCGCGGCGGGCCTCACGCTGGACCATGCCATCAAGTGCAACGTGTACTTGGTGGACATGGCCGACTTCGCGGCGATGAACGCCGCCTACCAGACGCGGTTCAGCGCGCCGTTCCCCGCCCGCACCACGGTGGCCGTCGCCGGCCTCCCGCTCAACGCCCGCGTCGAGATCGAGCTGATCGCCCGGCGCGCCTAG
- the chrA gene encoding chromate efflux transporter yields the protein MPPHTGEIFRAFLRLGLTSFGGPIAHLEYFRREFVERRRWLSDPEFAQLLAVSQFLPGPASSQLGFGIGLLRGGTAGAIAAFTAFTLPSALLLFALATLPVPSGAAAVAVVLHALKLVAAVVVLDGVTRMARSLTPDAPRIAIAVVTAVLVTWLGAAWVQLVAIALAGVVGAVALRSTPPPSTAALPIAASPSRGLRLLAVFALGTLAAVLWPPSSASLTALAATMWRAGALVFGGGHVVLPLLEEGTVASGWLSQEYFLSGYGAAQLVPGPMFSFAAFLGAAVPTGAAPWISAAVAVLAIFAPGFLLIGAALPTWSRIVAHPTAARAVSGINAAVVGLLAAALIDPVLPAALVSRWDLAALALGFALQRMLHRPTLAVFTVCLLASAWIM from the coding sequence ATGCCGCCGCACACCGGCGAGATCTTCCGCGCCTTCCTCCGACTGGGGCTCACCTCCTTCGGCGGCCCGATCGCCCATCTCGAGTACTTTCGCCGCGAGTTCGTCGAGCGCCGGCGCTGGCTGAGCGACCCGGAGTTCGCGCAGCTGCTGGCCGTCTCGCAGTTCCTCCCCGGCCCAGCCTCAAGCCAGTTGGGATTCGGTATCGGCCTCCTCCGCGGCGGGACCGCCGGTGCGATTGCGGCCTTCACGGCCTTCACGCTGCCGTCGGCCCTCCTGCTCTTCGCGCTCGCGACGCTGCCCGTGCCCTCCGGCGCCGCCGCAGTCGCCGTGGTCCTGCACGCCCTCAAGCTCGTGGCCGCCGTGGTCGTCCTCGACGGCGTGACGCGCATGGCGCGGAGCCTCACCCCCGATGCGCCCCGCATCGCAATCGCCGTGGTGACGGCGGTTCTGGTGACATGGCTGGGCGCCGCATGGGTACAACTCGTCGCTATCGCGCTCGCGGGAGTGGTCGGCGCGGTCGCCCTGCGCTCGACGCCGCCACCGAGCACCGCCGCGCTGCCGATCGCAGCATCGCCTTCGCGGGGCCTGCGCCTCCTCGCGGTCTTCGCCCTCGGGACGCTCGCCGCAGTGCTGTGGCCTCCGTCCTCAGCCTCGCTCACGGCCCTCGCCGCGACCATGTGGCGCGCTGGCGCCCTCGTCTTCGGCGGCGGTCATGTCGTCTTGCCGCTGCTCGAGGAAGGGACGGTCGCGAGCGGCTGGTTGAGCCAGGAGTACTTTCTCTCCGGCTACGGCGCCGCCCAGCTGGTGCCGGGCCCGATGTTCTCGTTCGCGGCGTTCCTCGGTGCCGCGGTCCCCACGGGCGCGGCTCCGTGGATCTCCGCAGCGGTCGCGGTGTTGGCGATCTTCGCGCCGGGCTTCCTACTCATCGGCGCGGCCTTGCCCACGTGGAGCCGCATCGTGGCGCACCCGACGGCTGCGCGTGCCGTCTCGGGCATCAATGCCGCCGTGGTGGGGCTGCTCGCGGCGGCATTGATCGATCCCGTACTCCCTGCCGCGCTCGTGTCGCGCTGGGACCTCGCAGCCCTTGCGCTCGGCTTCGCGCTGCAGCGGATGCTGCACCGCCCGACGCTCGCCGTGTTCACCGTCTGCCTGCTCGCGTCCGCATGGATCATGTAG
- a CDS encoding ArsO family NAD(P)H-dependent flavin-containing monooxygenase produces MDHVDVIVVGGGQAALAAGYYLRRGTKRLLMLDAEPGPGGAWRHTWPSLKLFSPARWSSLPGWLMPTTAETYPTRDEALAYLAEYERRFDLPIERPVRVNETWADGARLRLVTTTGREISAAAVVSATGTWTAAHMPTFAGQDRFGGQILHSAHYAGPAAFAGRRVLVVGAGNSGAQIYADLVDHAEVTWVTQSPPVFLPDDVDGQVLFEQATARYKAMKEGRTPPAPRSLGDIVMVESVRAIRARGLLVSVPLFDGFTPTGVQWSDGRTRDVDAVIFATGFRPALGHLAPLVTPDAKGRLSMDGPRAAAHPGLFPLGYGDWTGFASATLVGVGRSAKAVADAIGTMDA; encoded by the coding sequence ATGGATCATGTAGACGTCATCGTCGTGGGAGGCGGCCAGGCGGCGCTCGCCGCCGGCTACTACCTGCGCCGCGGAACGAAGCGCCTGCTGATGCTCGATGCGGAGCCCGGCCCCGGCGGCGCCTGGCGGCACACGTGGCCATCGCTCAAGCTCTTCTCGCCAGCGCGCTGGAGTTCGTTGCCCGGCTGGCTGATGCCCACCACCGCCGAGACCTATCCGACGCGCGACGAGGCGCTCGCCTACCTCGCCGAGTACGAGCGTCGCTTCGACCTGCCCATCGAACGGCCCGTGCGCGTCAACGAAACCTGGGCGGATGGCGCGCGGTTGCGCCTCGTCACCACCACGGGACGCGAGATCTCGGCTGCCGCCGTCGTGTCGGCCACCGGGACCTGGACCGCAGCCCACATGCCCACCTTCGCCGGACAAGACCGCTTCGGCGGCCAGATCTTGCACTCGGCACACTACGCCGGACCAGCAGCCTTTGCCGGCCGTCGCGTGCTCGTTGTCGGCGCGGGAAACTCCGGCGCCCAGATCTACGCCGACCTCGTGGACCACGCCGAGGTGACCTGGGTGACGCAGTCGCCACCGGTGTTCCTCCCCGACGACGTGGACGGCCAAGTGCTCTTCGAGCAGGCCACTGCGCGATACAAGGCCATGAAGGAAGGGCGCACGCCGCCCGCGCCGCGTTCGCTTGGCGACATCGTGATGGTCGAGAGCGTCCGTGCGATCCGCGCGCGCGGCCTCCTCGTCTCGGTACCGCTCTTCGATGGGTTCACGCCCACCGGCGTGCAGTGGTCCGACGGCCGCACGCGCGACGTCGACGCCGTGATCTTCGCCACGGGCTTTCGCCCGGCGCTCGGACATCTCGCCCCGTTGGTCACACCCGATGCCAAGGGTCGGCTGTCGATGGACGGCCCGCGCGCCGCGGCGCATCCGGGGCTCTTCCCGCTCGGCTACGGCGACTGGACGGGATTCGCCAGCGCGACCTTGGTGGGCGTCGGGCGCTCCGCGAAGGCAGTCGCCGACGCCATCGGCACCATGGACGCCTGA